One window of Mesorhizobium loti R88b genomic DNA carries:
- a CDS encoding GNAT family N-acetyltransferase — translation MVEIVKPALEHLPSYKAALERGWSPDNVRLLDATREQLAAIEDNPVAFLASLDDPEARGGPITLPDGTQVPRLPGFRRWIWDGEASGSIGFRWQKGTAELPSHVLGHIGYAVVPWKRRRGYATEALRLMLDEARAVGLPHVEITAKPGNPASHKVVLANGGRLVERFFEDAAYGGVESLRFRIDL, via the coding sequence ATGGTCGAGATCGTCAAACCAGCGCTTGAACATCTGCCATCCTACAAGGCCGCGCTCGAGCGCGGCTGGTCGCCGGACAATGTTCGGCTGCTCGACGCGACGCGCGAGCAGCTCGCGGCCATAGAAGACAACCCAGTGGCGTTCCTGGCCAGCCTCGATGATCCCGAAGCCAGGGGTGGTCCGATCACCTTGCCCGACGGCACGCAAGTGCCGCGCCTGCCGGGCTTTCGCCGCTGGATCTGGGACGGTGAGGCATCGGGCTCGATCGGCTTCCGCTGGCAGAAGGGCACCGCCGAACTGCCGTCGCATGTGCTTGGCCATATCGGCTATGCGGTGGTGCCGTGGAAACGGCGTCGCGGCTACGCCACCGAGGCGCTGCGACTGATGCTGGACGAGGCGAGGGCGGTCGGCCTGCCCCATGTCGAGATCACCGCCAAGCCGGGCAATCCGGCCTCGCACAAGGTGGTCCTGGCCAATGGCGGCAGACTGGTCGAGCGCTTCTTCGAGGACGCCGCCTATGGCGGGGTGGAGAGTTTGCGGTTCCGGATCGATTTATAG
- a CDS encoding MerR family transcriptional regulator — MFSIGDLSRRTGVKVPTIRYYEQMGLVAAPERSEGNQRRYSRQELERLAFIRHARDLGFAVEDIRALIELSGHPDQPCGHADKIAGEQLISVREKIAQLKRLETELERIASCCDGRTVGDCYVIRALSDHTLCADEHG; from the coding sequence ATGTTTTCGATTGGTGATCTCTCGCGTCGCACCGGCGTCAAGGTGCCGACCATCCGCTACTACGAGCAGATGGGCCTGGTCGCGGCGCCCGAGCGCTCGGAAGGCAACCAGCGCCGCTACTCCAGGCAGGAGCTGGAACGGCTGGCCTTTATCCGCCATGCCCGCGATCTTGGCTTCGCCGTCGAGGATATACGCGCGTTGATCGAATTGAGCGGCCACCCCGACCAGCCCTGCGGCCATGCCGACAAGATTGCCGGCGAACAGCTGATCTCCGTGCGCGAAAAGATCGCCCAGCTGAAGCGGCTGGAAACCGAGCTGGAGCGCATCGCCTCCTGCTGCGACGGCAGGACGGTCGGCGACTGCTACGTCATCCGCGCGCTGTCGGACCACACGCTGTGTGCCGACGAGCACGGGTGA
- a CDS encoding heavy metal translocating P-type ATPase: MTAPHEQARIRQTRFKIGGMDCASCATKIDTAVRRLDGVADVTVSVTGASMTVSHGGPLNDDKVLQQVARLGYGIVKAKARADEPAASAHDHAGHDHEGHDHEGHDHEGHDHGDEVAKEAKGASHLHSDAEPGQAWWRTRRAALTLACAAALVAAYGIGHLFPTAERWVFLAALLVGLVPIARRALMAALAGTPFSIEMLMTIAAVGAVMIGATEEAATVVVLFLIGELLEGVAAGRARASIQGLADLVPKTALVERAGGTVEVPADQLVVGDVILVRPGDRIPADGEITEGSSDIDEAPVTGESTPKRKGVTEPVFAGTINSDGVLKVRVTAAASDNTIARVVRLVEEAQEAKAPTERFIDRFSRYYTPAVLVVGALVALLPPLVAGGDWNEWIYKGLAILLIGCPCALVISTPAAIAAGLAAGARRGLLMKGGAVLEGFRRITAVAFDKTGTLTAGKPVVTDIVAYGRDERSVLALAAALEQGSSHPLAVAILDRARADKAPVPPALAAKAISGKGVEGSVGGIAVFLGSGLAAGERAEMTEAQRLALDSLNGRGKTVSVLVADGVVAGLIAMRDEPRPDAAAGITALKAEGIRTVMLTGDNRRTAEAIAASLGIEARAELLPQDKQRIVGELQRQGLKVAKVGDGINDAPALAAADIGIAMGGGTDVALETADAAILHGRVMDVARMIKLSRAVMANIGQNITVALGLKAVFLVTTILGITGLWPAILADTGATVLVTANAMRLLRWRG, translated from the coding sequence ATGACGGCTCCCCACGAGCAGGCAAGAATCAGGCAGACACGGTTCAAGATCGGCGGCATGGATTGCGCTTCCTGCGCGACCAAGATCGATACGGCGGTGCGCCGTCTCGACGGCGTCGCCGATGTCACGGTTTCGGTGACCGGCGCCTCGATGACCGTCAGCCATGGCGGCCCGCTCAATGACGACAAGGTGCTGCAGCAAGTGGCGCGGCTGGGCTACGGAATCGTCAAGGCCAAAGCGAGGGCCGACGAGCCGGCAGCCAGCGCGCATGACCATGCCGGCCATGATCACGAAGGCCATGACCATGAAGGTCACGACCACGAGGGCCATGACCATGGCGACGAGGTAGCCAAGGAGGCCAAAGGCGCATCGCACCTCCACAGCGATGCCGAGCCTGGGCAGGCGTGGTGGCGCACCCGCCGCGCGGCGCTGACGCTGGCCTGCGCGGCAGCGCTTGTTGCCGCCTATGGCATCGGCCATCTGTTCCCCACGGCCGAGCGCTGGGTCTTCCTGGCCGCGCTGCTGGTCGGCCTGGTGCCGATCGCGCGGCGGGCGCTGATGGCGGCGCTGGCCGGCACGCCGTTCTCGATCGAGATGCTGATGACCATCGCGGCTGTTGGCGCGGTGATGATCGGCGCCACGGAAGAAGCGGCAACCGTGGTGGTGCTGTTCCTGATCGGCGAACTTCTCGAAGGCGTCGCCGCCGGCCGTGCGCGGGCCAGCATCCAGGGTCTGGCCGATCTGGTGCCGAAGACGGCGTTGGTCGAGCGGGCAGGCGGCACGGTTGAAGTTCCCGCCGACCAGCTTGTGGTCGGCGATGTCATCCTGGTGCGGCCGGGCGACCGCATCCCGGCCGATGGCGAGATAACAGAGGGGTCGAGCGACATCGACGAGGCGCCGGTGACCGGCGAGAGCACGCCGAAGCGCAAGGGTGTCACTGAGCCTGTCTTCGCCGGCACGATCAACAGCGATGGCGTGCTGAAAGTTCGGGTAACGGCCGCTGCCTCCGACAACACCATCGCCCGCGTCGTGCGGCTCGTGGAAGAGGCGCAGGAGGCCAAGGCGCCGACCGAGCGCTTCATCGACCGTTTTTCGCGCTATTACACACCGGCAGTGCTGGTGGTCGGTGCGCTGGTGGCGCTGCTGCCGCCGCTCGTTGCCGGTGGCGACTGGAACGAATGGATCTACAAGGGCCTGGCGATCCTGCTGATCGGTTGCCCCTGCGCGCTGGTCATCTCGACGCCGGCGGCGATTGCGGCGGGTCTGGCAGCCGGTGCGCGGCGCGGCCTGTTGATGAAGGGCGGTGCCGTCCTGGAAGGCTTTCGCCGGATCACGGCGGTCGCCTTCGACAAGACCGGCACGCTGACCGCGGGCAAGCCTGTGGTGACCGACATCGTCGCCTATGGTCGCGATGAGCGCTCAGTGCTGGCGCTGGCGGCGGCACTCGAACAAGGCTCCAGCCATCCGCTGGCGGTGGCGATCCTGGACAGGGCCAGGGCCGACAAGGCGCCAGTGCCGCCGGCGCTGGCCGCCAAGGCGATTTCGGGCAAGGGCGTCGAGGGCAGCGTTGGCGGCATCGCGGTTTTCCTGGGCTCCGGCCTGGCGGCGGGCGAGCGCGCTGAGATGACCGAGGCGCAGCGGCTTGCCCTCGACAGCCTCAACGGCCGGGGCAAGACCGTCTCGGTGCTGGTCGCCGACGGCGTGGTGGCCGGGCTGATCGCCATGCGCGACGAACCACGGCCGGATGCGGCGGCCGGCATCACGGCACTCAAGGCTGAAGGCATCCGCACGGTGATGCTGACCGGCGACAACCGCCGCACGGCCGAGGCCATCGCCGCGTCACTCGGCATCGAGGCGCGGGCGGAACTGTTGCCGCAGGACAAGCAGCGCATCGTCGGCGAATTGCAGCGCCAGGGGCTGAAAGTGGCCAAGGTCGGCGACGGCATCAACGACGCGCCGGCGCTCGCCGCCGCCGACATCGGTATCGCCATGGGCGGCGGCACAGATGTCGCGCTGGAAACAGCCGACGCGGCGATCCTGCATGGCCGCGTCATGGATGTCGCGCGCATGATAAAACTGTCGCGGGCGGTGATGGCCAATATCGGCCAGAACATCACCGTGGCGCTGGGGTTGAAGGCGGTGTTCCTGGTCACCACCATTTTAGGCATCACCGGCCTGTGGCCGGCGATCCTGGCCGACACCGGCGCCACCGTGCTGGTGACAGCCAACGCCATGCGCCTCTTGCGCTGGCGCGGGTGA
- a CDS encoding SDR family oxidoreductase → MAKTWFITGTSSGFGRLLTERLLARGDRVAATVRKPQAVADLKTQHGDRLRVASLEMTDSDAIRATIDKAFGELGHIDVIVSNAGYGLFGAAEELDDSQIRDLIDTNLVGSIQLIRAALPHLRKQGGGRILQVSSEGGQMAYPGFSLYHATKWGIEGFVESVRQEVEPFGIGLTLVEPGPTQTNFGASLISSNPADTYKNTPVGDLRRAFSEGSFDIKGDAGKMVDVMIASVERNPAPRRLTFGAAAYASIRSALQGRLAELENQKDAALAMDSDPLTASN, encoded by the coding sequence ATGGCTAAGACATGGTTCATCACCGGCACCTCATCTGGTTTCGGACGACTTCTGACGGAAAGGCTTCTGGCCCGTGGCGACCGTGTCGCCGCAACGGTGCGCAAGCCGCAGGCGGTCGCCGATCTGAAGACGCAACATGGCGATCGCCTCCGGGTCGCTTCGCTTGAGATGACCGACAGCGATGCGATCCGGGCAACGATCGACAAGGCCTTTGGCGAACTGGGGCACATCGATGTCATCGTCAGCAACGCCGGCTATGGTCTGTTCGGCGCCGCAGAAGAGCTGGACGATAGCCAGATCCGCGACCTGATCGACACAAATCTCGTCGGCTCGATCCAGTTGATCCGGGCAGCGCTGCCGCATCTGAGGAAACAAGGCGGCGGCCGCATCCTGCAAGTCTCCTCCGAAGGCGGACAGATGGCCTATCCCGGCTTCAGCCTCTATCACGCCACGAAATGGGGCATCGAAGGTTTTGTCGAGTCCGTTCGGCAGGAGGTTGAGCCGTTCGGCATCGGCCTGACGCTCGTCGAACCGGGCCCGACACAGACGAACTTCGGCGCCAGCCTGATCAGCTCCAACCCGGCCGACACCTATAAGAATACGCCGGTCGGCGACCTGCGCCGGGCCTTTTCCGAGGGTTCCTTCGACATCAAGGGCGATGCCGGCAAGATGGTCGATGTGATGATCGCCTCGGTGGAGCGGAACCCCGCGCCACGACGATTGACCTTTGGCGCCGCCGCCTACGCTTCGATCCGAAGCGCGCTCCAAGGCAGGCTCGCGGAGCTGGAGAACCAGAAGGACGCGGCCCTGGCGATGGACAGCGACCCCCTGACGGCTAGCAACTGA
- a CDS encoding LysR family transcriptional regulator — protein sequence MNGKPGLPELTALAAIVSHRSFRKAADDLGLSPSTLSHMMRTLERSMGVRLLNRTTRSVAPTEAGERLVARLRPLLSDIDAALAEVDDFRGLASGTLRINTSEIAARLLLRSVVPAFLQRYPQVSLDLVTEGRLVDIVAEGFDAGIRLGEAVPQDMVAVRFGGPTRFIAVASPAYLASRSVLQTPDDLRGQTCIRFRLPSGKPYRWEFEKHGQEIAIDVPGVLTLDNMELMAEAAAAGMGIAYISDKSAKPYLDRGALVAVLDDWCPPIPGLFLYYPGHRLVPPALRAFIDVLKEAKG from the coding sequence ATGAATGGCAAGCCCGGACTTCCGGAATTGACGGCACTCGCTGCGATTGTTTCGCACCGCAGCTTCCGCAAGGCGGCCGACGATCTCGGCCTGTCCCCCTCGACGCTCAGCCACATGATGCGGACGCTGGAGCGGAGCATGGGCGTGCGGCTGCTCAACCGCACGACGCGCAGCGTTGCACCGACCGAGGCAGGAGAGCGGCTCGTCGCGCGCTTGCGGCCGCTTTTGTCGGATATCGACGCGGCACTGGCCGAGGTCGATGATTTCCGCGGCCTTGCGTCAGGCACGCTGCGGATCAACACCAGCGAGATCGCTGCCCGCTTGCTGCTTCGATCGGTGGTGCCGGCCTTTCTTCAGCGCTACCCCCAAGTTTCGCTCGATCTCGTCACGGAGGGAAGACTGGTCGATATCGTCGCCGAAGGCTTTGACGCCGGGATCCGCCTGGGCGAGGCGGTGCCGCAAGACATGGTCGCGGTGCGCTTCGGCGGGCCGACGCGCTTCATCGCCGTTGCATCGCCGGCCTATCTTGCCAGCCGCTCGGTTTTGCAAACGCCCGATGATCTGCGGGGTCAAACCTGCATCCGGTTCCGCTTGCCGAGCGGCAAGCCCTACCGATGGGAGTTCGAGAAACATGGCCAGGAAATCGCCATCGATGTCCCCGGCGTTTTGACACTCGACAATATGGAGTTGATGGCCGAGGCGGCTGCTGCCGGCATGGGGATCGCCTACATTTCGGACAAATCCGCCAAGCCCTATCTCGATCGGGGAGCGTTGGTCGCCGTACTGGACGATTGGTGTCCGCCCATTCCCGGCCTGTTCCTCTATTATCCAGGCCACAGGCTGGTGCCGCCGGCGCTGCGCGCCTTCATCGACGTGCTGAAGGAGGCGAAGGGGTGA
- a CDS encoding MFS transporter, with the protein MSLPLIALFIAAFAFGTTEFVIAGVLPQVAQGLGVSVPSAGYLVSGYACGIAIGGPLLALATKSLPRKTLLLGLAVIFTIGQAACAVAPDFTSMLLLRIAVAIAHGAYFGIAMVVAVGLVPEDKRGMAVAVILSGLTVSNVIGVPAGTAIGNIWGWRATFWVMCALGVAATLAMAALLPRTTGSSAKPVGLAREVRVLARQQVWTSLILMLMLMLGQFCLFTYITPTLLEVTGLDENLIPWVLLLNGVGATLGVFLGGKLSDWKLMPSLITMLGLQAVTLAIIYAVSPYPLPMIVAIVIWGGLNFAIGTPIQTRILAWTADASNLASSLIPSGFNVGIALAASLGAAMLNAGYGYRSLPVVGAVAMLVAVVVAVISQVWEGRSNATPPLTAPAE; encoded by the coding sequence ATGTCGCTTCCGCTCATTGCCCTGTTCATCGCCGCCTTCGCTTTCGGCACCACCGAATTCGTCATCGCCGGCGTGCTGCCGCAAGTGGCGCAAGGGCTTGGCGTCTCGGTGCCCTCGGCCGGCTATCTCGTCTCCGGCTATGCCTGCGGCATCGCCATTGGCGGCCCGCTGCTGGCGCTCGCCACCAAGTCGTTGCCGCGCAAGACCTTGCTGCTCGGCCTCGCCGTCATCTTCACCATCGGCCAGGCCGCCTGCGCGGTGGCGCCCGACTTCACTTCGATGCTGCTTTTGCGCATTGCCGTCGCGATCGCGCATGGCGCCTATTTCGGCATCGCCATGGTGGTGGCGGTCGGCCTCGTTCCCGAGGACAAACGCGGCATGGCGGTGGCGGTTATCCTGTCTGGCCTCACCGTCTCCAACGTCATCGGCGTGCCGGCCGGCACCGCGATCGGCAACATCTGGGGCTGGCGCGCCACCTTCTGGGTGATGTGCGCGCTGGGCGTGGCGGCAACGCTTGCCATGGCGGCCCTTTTGCCACGCACCACCGGGTCATCGGCCAAGCCCGTCGGCCTAGCCCGCGAGGTCCGCGTGCTGGCGCGCCAGCAGGTCTGGACCTCGCTGATCCTGATGCTGATGCTGATGCTCGGCCAGTTCTGCTTGTTCACCTACATCACGCCGACGCTGCTGGAGGTCACCGGGCTTGACGAGAACCTTATTCCCTGGGTGCTGCTGCTGAACGGCGTCGGCGCAACGCTTGGCGTCTTCCTCGGCGGCAAGCTGTCCGACTGGAAGCTGATGCCGTCGCTGATCACCATGCTTGGCCTGCAAGCGGTGACGCTGGCCATCATCTATGCCGTCAGCCCCTATCCCCTGCCGATGATCGTCGCGATCGTCATCTGGGGCGGCCTCAACTTCGCCATCGGCACGCCGATCCAGACCCGCATCCTGGCCTGGACGGCGGATGCCTCGAACCTCGCCTCTTCGCTGATCCCGTCCGGCTTCAATGTCGGCATTGCGCTCGCCGCGTCGCTGGGCGCCGCCATGCTCAATGCCGGCTACGGCTACCGCAGCCTGCCGGTGGTCGGCGCTGTCGCCATGCTGGTCGCCGTGGTCGTGGCTGTCATCTCCCAGGTCTGGGAAGGCCGCAGCAACGCCACCCCGCCATTGACGGCGCCGGCCGAGTAG
- a CDS encoding Na/Pi cotransporter family protein produces MSGSVVLLHLAGAVALMLFATRMVKTGVERAYGDVLRHKLRATMRNPIMAVLTGTGLAIALQSSTAVTLLVGSFAGSGIVSGAAGQLAVRGAEIGSALVVKLLTFDLTLLVPLCLITGTVMFMATERRDWRQTGRILVGVGLLILSLEMIGQASEPLRNSQLMPVIINYFSSDSITAYLLAALITWLFQSSIAAVLLMATLAGRGLISPELGVVLILGVNLGSSIIAPMLTRSAGPAVRVVPIGNLLMRGLGSLVMLILFMIFRPHVGFLGATAADQIVNAHILFNVIILLAGLPLAGFVYRASEKIVALGTKPVPAASLDVIELSALNESALDIPSQALGNATREVVRVCETVEIMLKRIMELYESADSDKIKALAALDDRVDRKHAAIKLYLAKLTKNPLTEDEALRCQELIGACVKLEQVGDIIVRNMLVHVKKKVEHGLEFTPEGWRELCAFHASVLANARLAFNVLVSRDSETARQLVLEKDQLRDREKETSASHFLRLREGTARSIETSSIHLDTIRDLKQINSLLASMAYPVLEERGLLTGSRLKAS; encoded by the coding sequence ATGAGCGGTTCCGTCGTCCTTCTGCATCTGGCCGGCGCGGTCGCGCTGATGCTGTTTGCCACGCGCATGGTCAAGACCGGCGTCGAACGTGCCTATGGCGACGTGCTGCGCCATAAATTGCGCGCCACCATGCGCAATCCGATAATGGCGGTGCTGACCGGCACCGGTCTGGCAATCGCCCTGCAGAGCTCGACTGCCGTCACGCTGTTGGTCGGCTCCTTCGCCGGCTCCGGCATTGTCTCGGGTGCCGCCGGCCAATTGGCCGTGCGCGGCGCCGAGATCGGCTCGGCGCTGGTGGTCAAGCTCTTGACCTTCGACCTCACACTGCTGGTGCCACTCTGCCTGATCACCGGCACGGTGATGTTCATGGCCACCGAGCGCCGCGACTGGCGCCAGACCGGCCGCATCCTGGTCGGCGTCGGCCTGTTGATCCTGTCGCTGGAAATGATCGGCCAGGCATCGGAGCCGCTGCGCAACAGCCAGCTCATGCCGGTGATCATCAACTATTTCTCCAGCGATTCCATCACTGCCTATCTCTTGGCGGCGCTGATCACCTGGCTGTTCCAGTCGAGCATCGCAGCGGTGCTGCTGATGGCAACGCTCGCCGGCCGTGGCCTGATCAGTCCCGAACTCGGCGTCGTCCTCATCCTCGGCGTCAATCTCGGCTCCTCGATAATCGCGCCGATGCTGACCCGCTCGGCCGGGCCGGCCGTGCGCGTCGTGCCGATCGGCAATCTCCTGATGCGCGGGCTGGGCTCGCTGGTCATGCTGATCCTGTTCATGATCTTCAGGCCGCATGTCGGCTTCCTTGGCGCGACGGCCGCCGACCAGATCGTCAACGCCCACATCCTGTTCAACGTCATTATCCTGCTCGCCGGCCTGCCGCTGGCCGGCTTCGTCTATCGCGCCTCGGAAAAGATCGTGGCACTCGGCACCAAGCCGGTGCCGGCGGCCTCGCTCGACGTGATCGAGCTGTCCGCGCTCAACGAAAGCGCGCTCGACATACCAAGTCAGGCGCTGGGCAATGCGACGCGCGAAGTGGTGCGGGTCTGCGAAACCGTCGAGATCATGCTGAAGCGCATCATGGAACTCTATGAAAGTGCCGACAGCGACAAGATCAAGGCGCTTGCAGCGCTCGACGACCGCGTCGACCGCAAGCACGCGGCCATAAAACTCTACCTCGCCAAGCTCACCAAGAATCCGCTGACCGAGGACGAGGCATTGCGCTGCCAGGAGTTGATCGGTGCCTGCGTCAAGCTCGAGCAGGTTGGCGACATCATCGTGCGCAACATGCTGGTGCATGTGAAGAAGAAGGTCGAACACGGGCTGGAGTTCACGCCCGAGGGCTGGCGCGAACTCTGCGCCTTCCACGCCTCGGTGCTGGCCAACGCACGGCTTGCCTTCAACGTCCTGGTCTCGCGCGATTCCGAAACCGCCCGCCAGCTGGTGCTGGAGAAGGACCAGCTGCGCGACCGCGAGAAGGAAACCAGCGCCAGCCACTTCCTGCGGCTGCGCGAGGGCACCGCCAGGAGCATCGAGACCAGCTCGATCCACCTCGACACCATCCGCGACCTGAAGCAGATCAATTCGCTGCTGGCCTCGATGGCCTATCCGGTGCTGGAAGAGCGCGGCCTGCTCACGGGGTCGAGGCTGAAGGCGAGCTGA
- a CDS encoding RcnB family protein: protein MKRIVLSVLAVSMLAATSLTGQAAPMNAPVAPQSNYTKVDWQKPTHRDEKKRVIQKRFQKKVVVKRNDWRHGQKYSGWRQHQPVRDYGRYGLRRPGPGQEWIRVGNDYVLVSILSGIIFGAIAAH from the coding sequence ATGAAACGCATTGTTCTTTCTGTCCTCGCCGTCTCGATGCTGGCCGCGACGTCGCTCACAGGCCAGGCCGCGCCGATGAATGCGCCGGTCGCGCCGCAGTCGAACTACACCAAGGTCGACTGGCAGAAGCCCACCCATCGTGACGAGAAGAAGCGCGTCATCCAGAAGCGCTTCCAGAAGAAGGTCGTCGTGAAGCGGAACGACTGGCGCCATGGCCAGAAATATTCCGGCTGGCGCCAGCATCAGCCGGTCCGCGATTACGGCCGCTACGGTCTGCGTCGCCCCGGCCCCGGCCAGGAATGGATCCGCGTCGGCAACGACTATGTGCTGGTCAGCATCCTTTCCGGCATCATCTTCGGTGCGATCGCCGCGCACTAA
- the dnaG gene encoding DNA primase, whose protein sequence is MRFPPAFLDEIRDRVPISSVIGQRVAWDRKKTNASRGDYWACCPFHGEKSPSFHCEDKKGRYHCFGCSVSGDHFKFLTELEGLSFPEAVEKIADMAGVPMPVRDEREEQREKERASLTDVMEMATAFFQERLQGPEGAKARAYLRDRGLTPATQQSFRLGFAPDSRNALKEHLAAKGVPKADIEACGLVRHGDDIPVSYDWFRDRIMFPIPDSRGRIIAFGGRALAPDALAKYMNSPDTELFHKGNVLYNFARARKALAKGGTVIAVEGYMDVIALAQAGFENAVAPLGTALTENQLELLWRIAPEPMLCFDGDKAGLKAAWRAADLALPSVQAGRSVRFALLPEGKDPDDLVKAEGPDAFRAVLADARPLVDLLWMRETAGGVFDTPERRAELGKTLRELTSRIRDESTRYHYQQEMREREKSFFGSQRDTRQGRQDWKPGQQGKAAAPGGQFAKPGGGRMAITESLGQSALVKRGSEGMSVREATIIVALVNHPALIDENFAHVEFLDLVNSDLQRLHAAILDAMAHDMANDRHAVVTTIERAGCAEIWERAVGLIRRARQWPALEAAALDDARDALNQALHLQRSARTLHKELKQAEAALEADPSDENFRHLIEIQAQFQDVQATEALIEGFGVSSGRAGRA, encoded by the coding sequence ATGCGCTTTCCGCCGGCCTTTCTCGACGAGATTCGCGACCGCGTGCCGATTTCATCGGTCATCGGCCAGCGCGTCGCGTGGGATCGCAAGAAGACCAACGCGTCGCGCGGTGACTATTGGGCCTGTTGCCCCTTCCATGGCGAGAAGAGCCCGTCCTTCCACTGCGAGGACAAGAAGGGCCGCTACCACTGTTTCGGCTGCTCGGTTTCGGGCGACCATTTCAAGTTCCTCACCGAACTCGAAGGATTGAGTTTTCCCGAAGCGGTCGAGAAGATCGCCGACATGGCCGGCGTGCCGATGCCGGTCCGCGACGAACGCGAGGAACAGCGCGAGAAGGAACGCGCCAGCCTGACCGATGTCATGGAGATGGCGACTGCTTTCTTCCAGGAACGGCTGCAGGGACCGGAAGGGGCGAAAGCCCGCGCGTATCTCAGGGATCGCGGGCTGACACCGGCGACGCAGCAGTCGTTCCGGCTCGGCTTCGCGCCCGACAGCCGCAATGCGCTGAAGGAGCATCTGGCGGCAAAGGGCGTGCCGAAAGCCGACATCGAGGCGTGCGGGCTGGTGCGCCATGGCGACGACATTCCGGTCTCCTATGACTGGTTCCGCGACCGCATCATGTTCCCGATCCCGGATTCGCGCGGCAGGATCATTGCCTTCGGCGGCCGTGCGCTGGCGCCCGATGCGCTGGCCAAATACATGAACTCGCCCGACACCGAGCTCTTCCACAAGGGCAATGTGCTCTACAATTTCGCCCGCGCCCGCAAGGCGCTGGCCAAGGGCGGCACGGTGATTGCCGTCGAAGGCTACATGGACGTCATCGCGTTGGCGCAGGCCGGTTTCGAGAATGCCGTGGCGCCGCTGGGCACGGCACTCACCGAAAACCAGCTCGAATTGCTGTGGCGCATAGCGCCCGAGCCGATGCTGTGCTTCGACGGCGACAAGGCCGGGCTGAAGGCGGCATGGCGCGCCGCCGATCTGGCGCTGCCTTCGGTCCAGGCCGGCCGTTCGGTGCGCTTTGCGCTGCTGCCGGAAGGCAAGGATCCAGACGACCTGGTCAAGGCCGAAGGTCCGGACGCGTTCCGGGCGGTGCTTGCCGATGCGCGTCCACTGGTCGACCTCTTGTGGATGCGCGAGACGGCGGGCGGTGTCTTCGACACGCCGGAGCGGCGGGCGGAACTTGGAAAGACGCTGCGGGAGTTGACCAGTCGCATCCGCGACGAAAGCACGCGCTATCACTACCAGCAGGAAATGCGTGAACGGGAAAAGAGCTTCTTCGGCTCGCAGCGCGATACACGGCAAGGGCGCCAGGACTGGAAACCGGGGCAGCAGGGCAAAGCAGCCGCACCCGGTGGGCAATTCGCCAAGCCTGGCGGCGGCCGCATGGCGATCACCGAAAGCCTCGGCCAATCCGCGCTGGTCAAGCGCGGCAGCGAAGGCATGTCGGTGCGCGAGGCGACGATCATCGTGGCGCTGGTCAACCATCCGGCGCTGATCGACGAGAATTTCGCCCATGTCGAATTTCTCGATCTCGTCAATTCCGACCTGCAGCGGCTGCATGCCGCCATCCTCGACGCGATGGCGCACGACATGGCCAATGACCGCCACGCCGTGGTGACCACGATCGAGCGCGCCGGCTGCGCCGAGATCTGGGAGCGCGCCGTCGGCCTGATCCGGCGGGCGCGGCAGTGGCCGGCGCTGGAGGCAGCCGCGCTCGACGATGCCCGCGACGCTCTGAACCAGGCCCTGCACTTGCAGCGCAGCGCACGCACCTTACATAAGGAGCTGAAACAGGCGGAAGCGGCGCTCGAAGCAGATCCATCGGACGAAAACTTCCGCCATCTGATCGAAATTCAGGCGCAATTTCAGGATGTACAGGCGACGGAAGCGCTGATCGAAGGATTTGGCGTTTCGTCGGGCAGGGCTGGGCGAGCCTAA